The following proteins are co-located in the Conyzicola lurida genome:
- the ruvX gene encoding Holliday junction resolvase RuvX yields the protein MRPGVRLGIDVGTVRIGVARSDLHGMLATPVETVARGDGDLARLLAIVAELDVAEIVVGLPLALSGRHTASTGDAVGFAERLAAAASVPVRLVDERLSTVSAQAAVRSSGKSTKQSRSVIDQVAAVIILQHALDFERSSARSPGVVVDPDKGLQQ from the coding sequence GTGCGTCCGGGGGTGCGGCTGGGCATCGACGTCGGGACCGTGCGGATCGGCGTCGCCCGCAGCGACCTGCACGGCATGCTCGCCACACCCGTCGAGACGGTCGCCCGTGGGGACGGCGATCTCGCCCGGCTGCTGGCGATCGTCGCCGAGCTCGACGTCGCCGAGATCGTCGTCGGTCTGCCGCTCGCGCTGTCGGGACGGCACACCGCGTCCACCGGGGATGCCGTCGGATTCGCCGAGCGGCTGGCCGCCGCGGCATCCGTGCCCGTCAGACTCGTCGACGAGAGGTTGTCTACCGTGTCGGCCCAGGCGGCCGTGCGGAGTTCGGGAAAATCGACGAAACAGTCGCGTTCGGTGATCGATCAGGTCGCGGCCGTTATAATTCTGCAACATGCCCTCGACTTCGAGCGCTCCAGCGCACGGTCGCCTGGCGTCGTCGTTGACCCGGACAAAGGACTGCAACAGTGA
- the alaS gene encoding alanine--tRNA ligase gives MQTADIHRRWLTFFGDRGHTVVPSASLVSEDPTLLFTVAGMVPFVPYLTGLVPAPYPRATSVQKCIRTLDIEEVGKTPRHGTFFQMNGNFSFGDYFKEQAIEYAWELLTSSESDGGLGFQEKDLWVTVYKDDDEAINFWKKTAGLPDERIQRLDMDTNYWSTGQPGPAGPCSEIFFDRGPAYGQDGGPATDDDRYVEIWNLVFMQYLRGEGSGKNFEILGELPKKNIDTGMGMERVAFLKQGVENMYETDQVRPVLDRAAEISGRRYGADHDDDVRMRVIADHVRSSLMLMSDGVTPSNEGRGYILRRLMRRTIRSMRLLGVDAPSFAELFPASRDAMKHSYPEVETEYSRIERLALSEEEAFLRTLASGTSILDLAVAKTKTEGAKELASDTAFLLHDTFGFPIDLTLEMAEEAGLTVNRSAFDELMLQQRTMAKADAKSKKTHLADLSVYGEFRAAGETVFTGYEYLDTETTILGLIVDGASVTSASAGQIAEVILAETSLYAESGGQEADAGTIVGNGYELEVLDVQRPVKGLTSHKVQVTSGEVSVGAAATTIVDPEWRRGATQAHSATHLIHAAVRQVLGQEAHQSGSYNKAGYMRLDFSWNQALSPATRSEIEEIANLKVRENLEVDTRIMNLDQAKSLGAMALFGEKYGNTVRVVEIGGPWSLELCAGTHVSRSSEIGLINLVSETSVGSANRRIESLVGYEAFQDLAAERAIVNELTSNLKTPRDQLSTRIADLLSSLKAAEKRIAQFEAAALSERVPALVATAHTVGAVSLVAENVGTVASSDELRSLVQSVRERLGSVAAVVALAADVAGKPAVIVATNDAARQTGAKAGALAKLAAGVLGGGGGGKDDIAQGGGTDVSAIGAALAAIGSAVAS, from the coding sequence ATGCAGACCGCAGACATTCACCGCCGTTGGCTCACCTTCTTCGGAGACCGCGGTCACACCGTGGTTCCCTCCGCCTCCCTCGTGAGCGAAGACCCCACACTGCTCTTCACCGTGGCCGGCATGGTGCCGTTCGTGCCCTACCTCACCGGACTCGTGCCCGCGCCGTACCCGCGTGCGACGAGCGTGCAGAAGTGCATCCGCACCCTCGACATCGAAGAGGTCGGCAAGACCCCGCGTCACGGCACGTTCTTCCAGATGAACGGCAACTTCTCGTTCGGCGACTACTTCAAGGAGCAGGCGATCGAGTACGCCTGGGAGCTGCTGACCTCGTCCGAGTCCGACGGCGGGCTCGGCTTCCAGGAGAAGGACCTCTGGGTCACCGTCTACAAGGACGACGACGAGGCGATCAACTTCTGGAAGAAGACCGCGGGCCTGCCCGACGAGCGCATCCAGCGCCTCGACATGGACACCAACTACTGGTCGACCGGCCAGCCCGGCCCCGCCGGCCCGTGCTCGGAGATCTTCTTCGACCGCGGACCCGCGTACGGCCAGGACGGCGGACCGGCGACGGACGACGACCGCTACGTCGAGATCTGGAACCTCGTGTTCATGCAGTATCTGCGTGGTGAGGGCAGCGGCAAGAACTTCGAGATCCTCGGCGAGCTGCCGAAGAAGAACATCGACACCGGCATGGGCATGGAGCGCGTCGCGTTCCTCAAGCAGGGTGTCGAGAACATGTACGAGACCGACCAGGTCCGCCCCGTCCTCGACCGTGCCGCAGAGATCTCCGGCCGCCGCTACGGCGCAGACCACGACGACGACGTGCGCATGCGCGTCATCGCCGACCACGTGCGCTCGTCGCTCATGCTGATGTCGGACGGCGTCACCCCGTCCAACGAGGGCCGCGGCTACATCCTGCGCCGCCTGATGCGCCGCACGATCCGGTCGATGCGTCTGCTGGGCGTCGACGCGCCGAGCTTCGCCGAGCTGTTCCCCGCGTCGCGCGACGCGATGAAGCACTCCTACCCCGAGGTGGAGACCGAGTACAGCCGCATCGAGCGTCTCGCCCTCTCCGAGGAGGAAGCGTTCCTGCGCACCCTCGCGAGCGGCACGAGCATCCTCGACCTCGCGGTCGCCAAGACGAAGACGGAGGGCGCCAAGGAGCTCGCGAGCGACACCGCGTTCCTGCTCCACGACACCTTCGGCTTCCCGATCGACCTCACGCTGGAGATGGCGGAGGAGGCGGGCCTCACCGTCAACCGTTCCGCGTTCGACGAGCTCATGCTGCAGCAGCGCACCATGGCGAAGGCCGACGCCAAGTCGAAGAAGACCCACCTCGCCGACCTCTCGGTCTACGGCGAGTTCCGCGCGGCGGGCGAGACGGTCTTCACCGGCTACGAGTACCTCGACACCGAGACGACCATCCTCGGCCTCATCGTCGACGGCGCATCGGTGACGAGCGCGTCCGCCGGCCAGATCGCCGAGGTCATCCTCGCCGAGACGTCGCTCTACGCGGAGTCCGGCGGCCAGGAGGCCGACGCGGGAACGATCGTCGGCAACGGCTACGAGCTCGAAGTGCTCGACGTGCAGCGCCCGGTCAAGGGGCTCACCAGCCACAAGGTGCAGGTCACCAGCGGCGAGGTGTCGGTGGGCGCGGCCGCGACCACGATCGTCGACCCGGAATGGCGCCGCGGCGCCACGCAGGCGCACTCCGCGACGCACCTCATCCACGCCGCCGTGCGACAGGTGCTCGGCCAGGAAGCGCACCAGAGCGGTTCGTACAACAAAGCCGGCTACATGCGCCTCGACTTCAGCTGGAACCAGGCGCTCTCGCCCGCGACCCGCAGCGAGATCGAGGAGATCGCCAACCTCAAGGTGCGCGAGAACCTCGAGGTCGACACCCGCATCATGAACCTCGACCAGGCCAAGTCGCTCGGCGCCATGGCGCTGTTCGGCGAGAAGTACGGCAACACCGTGCGCGTCGTCGAGATCGGCGGCCCGTGGTCGCTCGAACTCTGCGCGGGCACCCACGTCTCGCGCTCCAGCGAGATCGGGCTGATCAACCTCGTCAGCGAGACGTCGGTCGGCTCGGCGAACCGCCGCATCGAGTCGCTCGTCGGCTACGAGGCCTTCCAAGACCTCGCCGCCGAGCGCGCGATCGTGAACGAGCTCACCAGCAACCTCAAGACCCCGCGCGACCAGCTCTCCACGCGCATCGCCGACCTGCTGTCGAGCCTGAAGGCCGCCGAGAAGCGCATCGCGCAGTTCGAAGCCGCGGCGCTCAGTGAACGCGTCCCCGCGCTCGTCGCGACAGCGCACACCGTCGGTGCGGTGTCGCTCGTCGCCGAGAACGTCGGAACGGTCGCGTCGAGCGACGAACTCCGCTCGCTCGTGCAGAGCGTGCGCGAGCGCCTCGGCTCCGTCGCCGCGGTCGTCGCCCTCGCGGCCGACGTCGCGGGCAAGCCCGCGGTCATCGTCGCCACCAACGACGCCGCACGCCAGACCGGTGCGAAAGCGGGCGCGCTCGCCAAGCTCGCCGCCGGTGTGCTCGGCGGAGGCGGCGGCGGCAAGGACGACATCGCCCAGGGCGGCGGCACCGACGTCTCGGCGATCGGCGCGGCCCTCGCCGCGATCGGTTCCGCGGTCGCGAGCTAG
- a CDS encoding antibiotic biosynthesis monooxygenase, with the protein MSPEEWRNEPRQPQAPPGVPVTVSITRTVDPQRITEVTHWVQAGVNLANRYPGFLGSGWVRSSQDSESWHMLYRFGSQDTLDAWETSPDRLGWLETGRDLVSESRVEKRTGIEGWFDSPESALGEPAASVAPPRWKQASSIWLGFFPVNLVFTLLVTAFVPGWNDLPTALKVLITTSVLTPIMAYWVLPGVTRLLRPWLQRRR; encoded by the coding sequence ATGTCTCCAGAAGAGTGGAGGAACGAGCCGCGGCAGCCACAAGCACCGCCCGGAGTTCCCGTCACAGTATCGATCACCCGCACCGTCGATCCGCAGCGGATCACCGAGGTCACCCACTGGGTGCAGGCGGGGGTGAACCTCGCCAACCGGTACCCGGGATTCCTCGGCTCCGGCTGGGTGCGCTCCAGTCAGGACTCCGAGAGCTGGCACATGCTCTACCGCTTCGGCAGTCAGGACACCCTCGACGCGTGGGAGACGTCTCCGGACCGCCTCGGCTGGCTGGAGACCGGGCGCGACCTGGTCAGCGAGTCGCGGGTGGAGAAGCGCACCGGCATCGAGGGCTGGTTCGACTCGCCGGAATCCGCGCTCGGCGAGCCCGCGGCATCCGTCGCCCCGCCCCGCTGGAAGCAGGCATCGAGTATCTGGCTCGGCTTCTTCCCGGTGAACCTGGTCTTCACGCTGCTGGTGACGGCCTTCGTGCCCGGGTGGAACGACCTGCCCACCGCCCTGAAGGTGCTCATCACCACGAGCGTGCTCACGCCGATCATGGCGTACTGGGTGCTGCCGGGCGTGACGCGCCTGCTGCGCCCGTGGCTGCAGCGCCGGCGCTGA
- a CDS encoding SHOCT domain-containing protein, translating to MVNSSSPSMFSVVFVVIAIAIVAAFVFVIYSVIRNGARARQAGLDPLTLQTDLAAKVMNSEMLAPDRPMAERLAEIDTLLAAGAISEAEHAAARARILGSA from the coding sequence ATGGTTAACTCTTCGAGCCCATCGATGTTCAGCGTCGTTTTCGTCGTAATCGCCATCGCGATCGTGGCGGCATTCGTCTTCGTCATCTACTCCGTCATCCGCAACGGGGCGCGTGCGCGTCAGGCCGGGCTCGACCCGCTGACGCTGCAGACCGACCTCGCCGCGAAGGTGATGAACAGCGAGATGCTCGCGCCGGACCGACCCATGGCCGAGCGCCTCGCCGAGATCGACACCCTCCTCGCGGCCGGGGCCATCAGCGAGGCAGAACACGCCGCCGCCCGGGCGCGCATCCTCGGCTCGGCCTGA
- the aroC gene encoding chorismate synthase — protein MLRWLTAGESHGPELVAILEGLPAGVPVSLDDIRADLARRKLGYGRGARMKFEEDELTISGGVRFGETMGSPIALRIGNTEWHRWVDVMSASPVDVESLPKGRGAPLTRPRPGHADLVGMQKYGFDEARNVLERASARETAARVALGAVARKFLGELGITLVSHTLAIGEVRVPEGADLPRPSNVGELDADLVRCFDPATSELMVARIDAAQKDGDTLGGVVEVLAYGVPPGLGSYVHWDRRLDSQLAAALMGIQAIKGVEVGDGFLTTTRPGSLAHDELVTDGSTISRLSDKAGGTEGGMSTGTVLRVRAGMKPIATVPHALRTVDVATGAAAEAHHQRSDVCAVPAAGVVAEAMVALVLANSVLEKFGGDSVDETLRNLTGYLAAIPAAQRTAQAADERA, from the coding sequence ATGCTTCGTTGGTTGACCGCAGGTGAGTCCCACGGCCCCGAATTGGTTGCGATCCTCGAGGGGCTGCCCGCCGGCGTCCCCGTGAGCCTCGACGACATTCGCGCCGATCTGGCCCGTCGCAAGCTCGGCTACGGCCGCGGTGCGCGGATGAAGTTCGAGGAAGACGAACTCACGATCTCGGGCGGAGTGCGCTTCGGCGAGACCATGGGCAGCCCGATCGCCCTGCGCATCGGCAACACCGAGTGGCACCGCTGGGTCGACGTGATGAGCGCGTCGCCCGTCGACGTCGAGAGCCTCCCCAAGGGACGCGGTGCACCCCTCACCCGTCCGCGCCCCGGCCACGCCGACCTCGTCGGCATGCAGAAGTACGGCTTCGACGAGGCCCGTAACGTGCTCGAGCGCGCGAGCGCTCGCGAGACCGCCGCCCGGGTCGCCCTCGGCGCCGTCGCGCGCAAGTTCCTCGGCGAGCTCGGCATCACGCTGGTCAGCCACACCCTGGCGATCGGCGAGGTACGCGTGCCCGAGGGCGCCGACCTGCCGAGGCCGAGCAACGTGGGCGAGCTCGACGCCGACCTCGTGCGCTGCTTCGACCCCGCGACATCCGAACTCATGGTCGCCCGCATCGACGCGGCCCAGAAGGACGGCGACACCCTCGGCGGCGTCGTCGAGGTGCTGGCCTACGGCGTGCCGCCCGGCCTCGGCTCGTACGTGCACTGGGACCGTCGCCTCGACTCGCAGCTCGCCGCGGCCCTCATGGGCATCCAGGCGATCAAGGGCGTGGAGGTCGGCGACGGCTTCCTCACCACCACGCGTCCCGGCTCGCTCGCCCACGACGAACTCGTGACCGACGGTTCGACCATCTCGCGCCTCAGCGACAAGGCCGGCGGCACCGAGGGCGGCATGTCCACCGGCACCGTGCTCCGCGTGCGGGCCGGCATGAAGCCCATCGCGACCGTTCCCCACGCCTTGAGAACGGTGGATGTCGCGACCGGCGCCGCCGCCGAAGCCCACCACCAGCGTTCCGACGTCTGCGCCGTGCCCGCGGCCGGCGTCGTCGCCGAGGCCATGGTCGCGCTCGTGCTCGCCAACTCGGTACTCGAGAAGTTCGGGGGCGACTCCGTGGACGAGACCCTGCGCAACCTCACCGGCTACCTCGCGGCGATCCCCGCCGCCCAGCGCACGGCCCAGGCCGCCGACGAGCGTGCCTGA
- the aroB gene encoding 3-dehydroquinate synthase, which translates to MTETTTITVAGAEPYDILIGRGLLPKIADQLGTGVAKVLIVHPPTLGAKASALRESLQGTYEVLLAEVPDAEDAKRIEVAAFCWGIMGQTDFTRTDAVIGLGGGATTDIAGFIAATWLRGVTLIQVPTSVLGMVDASIGGKTGINTAEGKNLVGSFYAPAAVIVDFDTLDTIPRNEILAGFAEIVKAGFIAEPEILDIVEADVDRVTDPTTPEFRRVVELAIGLKARVVGEDFKESGLREILNYGHTLGHAIEHAERYRWRHGAAISVGMVFAAELARLTGSLGDEAVDRHRRILSSLTLPIDYPVGRWQTLLATMQRDKKSRAGMLRFIVLDDIAKPTVLTAPDESMLFLAYQEVGV; encoded by the coding sequence ATGACTGAGACGACAACGATCACCGTCGCCGGCGCCGAGCCCTACGACATCCTCATCGGGCGCGGACTGCTGCCGAAGATCGCCGACCAGCTCGGCACCGGCGTCGCCAAGGTGCTCATCGTCCACCCGCCGACGCTCGGCGCCAAGGCGAGCGCGCTGCGCGAGAGCCTGCAGGGCACCTACGAGGTGCTCCTCGCCGAGGTGCCCGACGCCGAGGACGCCAAGCGCATCGAGGTCGCCGCGTTCTGCTGGGGCATCATGGGCCAGACCGACTTCACCCGCACCGACGCCGTCATCGGCCTCGGCGGGGGAGCAACGACCGACATCGCCGGGTTCATCGCCGCGACCTGGCTGCGCGGCGTCACACTCATCCAGGTTCCGACCAGCGTGCTCGGCATGGTCGACGCGTCGATCGGCGGCAAGACGGGCATCAACACTGCCGAGGGCAAGAACCTCGTCGGTTCGTTCTACGCGCCGGCCGCCGTCATCGTCGACTTCGACACCCTGGACACGATCCCGCGCAACGAGATCCTCGCCGGGTTCGCCGAGATCGTGAAGGCCGGATTCATCGCCGAGCCCGAGATCCTCGACATCGTCGAGGCCGACGTCGACCGGGTCACCGACCCGACGACGCCCGAGTTCCGTCGGGTCGTCGAGCTGGCGATCGGGCTCAAGGCCCGCGTCGTGGGCGAGGACTTCAAAGAGTCGGGCCTGCGCGAGATCCTGAACTACGGGCACACGCTCGGCCACGCGATCGAACACGCGGAGCGCTACCGCTGGCGTCACGGTGCCGCCATCTCGGTCGGTATGGTCTTCGCCGCGGAGCTCGCCCGCCTCACCGGTTCGCTCGGCGACGAGGCCGTCGACCGCCACCGTCGCATCCTCTCCTCGCTCACGCTGCCCATCGACTACCCGGTCGGCCGCTGGCAGACCCTCCTCGCCACCATGCAACGCGACAAGAAGAGCCGCGCCGGCATGCTGCGGTTCATCGTGCTCGACGACATCGCGAAGCCGACGGTGCTGACCGCGCCGGACGAGTCGATGCTGTTCCTCGCCTACCAGGAAGTCGGAGTCTGA
- the mltG gene encoding endolytic transglycosylase MltG — MTNDPSWDEIFNSQPSSTAPANPAAPDGTAAQPAAPLTRRQLREAEGRERVVAPERPVDDRQSPPQSPPGPPRRGRGGSGGGYDGLPKRKRRLGWLWALITLLVLALIAGGVALFAWTNYETQVREVFGWQLPIDYEGDGNGEAVNVVIKDGDIGQDIADTLYDAGVTMTSQAFYDLLVEEEPTFMPGTYALQKEMSARAALTALQDPANSVVASALIIEGTTLPTALQNLADGTGIPLADFEAASTDLASFGLPAEAPSLEGYLFPATYEFEPDQTAHDVLQRLVTETFNRLDARGVAVADRHHVLTMAGLIQKEGGPEADFPKVARVFQNRIDQGMRLQSDATVSYGAGSTSIFTTDAERADASNPYNTYANDGLPVGPISAPGDAAVDAALNPVDGPWLYFVLVNGETGETVFSTTNAEHDAAVEVWQQWLRDNPDWDTGE; from the coding sequence GTGACCAACGATCCCAGCTGGGACGAGATCTTCAATTCTCAGCCCTCCTCGACGGCACCCGCGAACCCTGCCGCTCCCGACGGAACAGCGGCACAGCCGGCAGCCCCGCTCACCCGGCGCCAGCTGCGTGAGGCCGAGGGCCGCGAACGCGTCGTCGCGCCCGAGCGTCCCGTCGACGACCGGCAGAGCCCCCCGCAGTCCCCGCCCGGCCCGCCCCGTCGCGGACGCGGTGGATCCGGCGGCGGCTACGACGGCCTGCCGAAGCGCAAGCGCCGTCTGGGCTGGCTCTGGGCGCTCATCACGCTGCTCGTGCTCGCCCTCATCGCCGGCGGAGTCGCGCTCTTCGCCTGGACCAATTACGAGACGCAAGTGCGCGAGGTCTTCGGCTGGCAGCTGCCGATCGACTACGAGGGAGACGGCAACGGCGAGGCCGTTAACGTCGTCATCAAGGACGGCGACATCGGCCAGGATATCGCCGACACCCTGTACGACGCGGGCGTCACTATGACCTCGCAGGCGTTCTACGACCTCTTGGTCGAAGAAGAGCCCACGTTTATGCCCGGCACCTACGCCCTGCAGAAGGAGATGAGCGCCCGCGCTGCTCTCACCGCCCTGCAGGACCCTGCGAACTCCGTCGTCGCATCCGCCCTGATCATCGAGGGGACGACGCTCCCGACGGCGCTGCAGAACCTCGCCGACGGCACCGGCATCCCGCTCGCCGACTTCGAGGCCGCGTCGACCGACCTCGCCAGCTTCGGTCTGCCCGCGGAGGCGCCGAGCCTCGAGGGCTACCTGTTCCCGGCCACCTACGAGTTCGAGCCGGACCAGACCGCGCACGACGTGCTGCAGCGTCTCGTCACGGAGACCTTCAACCGCCTCGACGCCCGCGGGGTCGCCGTCGCCGACCGTCACCACGTGCTCACGATGGCCGGTCTGATCCAGAAGGAGGGCGGCCCCGAGGCCGACTTCCCCAAGGTGGCGCGGGTCTTCCAGAACCGCATCGACCAGGGCATGCGCCTGCAGTCCGACGCAACGGTGAGCTACGGGGCCGGCAGCACGTCGATCTTCACGACCGACGCCGAGCGCGCCGACGCCTCCAATCCGTACAACACCTACGCGAACGACGGGCTCCCGGTCGGACCGATCTCGGCTCCCGGCGACGCGGCGGTCGACGCGGCGCTCAACCCCGTCGACGGCCCCTGGCTGTACTTCGTGCTCGTCAACGGCGAGACGGGCGAGACTGTCTTCTCCACGACGAACGCGGAGCACGACGCCGCGGTCGAGGTGTGGCAGCAGTGGCTGCGCGACAACCCGGATTGGGACACGGGGGAGTGA
- a CDS encoding shikimate dehydrogenase — MTPVARLAVLGSPIAHSRSPHLHAAAYRELGLDWEYGAVDVTGDRLAEFIGSRGPQWRGLSLTMPLKRDVLPLLDTVDETAELTGAANTLLFDRSSGELALRGFNTDVYGVTEAFREAGVDRLGHVQIVGGGATAASVLVAVKRLGAERVLVSVRDTSRVGALVSLAAALDVELTVRELGVQDRSLVVPDAIISTIPGHGVHDLVFAGPVREGAVLFDVAYDPWPSAFATAWLEVGGRVISGLEMLLHQALAQVRVFVSGSPEVAVDREARVLAAMRASIAH; from the coding sequence GTGACGCCGGTCGCCCGGCTGGCAGTTCTCGGCTCGCCGATCGCGCACTCGCGCTCCCCCCACCTGCACGCCGCGGCCTACCGCGAGCTCGGCCTCGACTGGGAGTACGGCGCCGTCGACGTGACCGGCGACCGGCTCGCCGAGTTCATCGGCTCGCGCGGCCCGCAGTGGCGCGGGCTGTCGCTCACGATGCCGCTCAAGCGCGACGTGCTGCCCCTGCTCGATACCGTCGACGAGACCGCCGAGCTCACGGGCGCTGCGAACACGCTGCTGTTCGACCGCTCCTCGGGCGAACTCGCGCTCCGCGGCTTCAACACCGACGTCTACGGGGTCACCGAGGCGTTCCGCGAGGCGGGCGTCGACCGGCTCGGCCACGTGCAGATCGTCGGCGGGGGAGCCACGGCGGCGTCCGTCCTCGTCGCGGTGAAGCGCCTCGGCGCCGAGCGCGTGCTCGTCTCGGTGCGCGACACCTCCCGCGTCGGAGCGCTGGTCTCGCTCGCCGCAGCCCTCGACGTCGAGCTCACGGTGCGCGAGCTCGGGGTGCAGGACCGCTCGCTGGTCGTGCCCGACGCCATCATCAGCACGATTCCGGGCCACGGCGTGCACGACCTCGTCTTCGCCGGCCCCGTGCGCGAGGGCGCCGTGCTGTTCGACGTCGCCTACGACCCGTGGCCGAGCGCGTTCGCGACCGCGTGGCTCGAGGTCGGCGGCCGCGTCATCTCGGGTCTCGAGATGCTGCTGCACCAGGCGCTCGCCCAGGTACGCGTGTTCGTGAGCGGCTCGCCCGAGGTGGCGGTGGACCGTGAGGCACGGGTGCTCGCCGCGATGCGGGCCTCCATCGCGCACTGA
- the nusB gene encoding transcription antitermination factor NusB: MSARTKARKRALDLLYGADIREESINAALAVEQARADADPKRGSSWPYAREIVVGITEHGDEIDELIETYAQGWTINRMPAVDRAIVRIGIWEILFNEQIPDGVAISEAVEAATVLSTEDSSGFINGLLGRIAQTRA; the protein is encoded by the coding sequence ATGAGTGCTCGTACCAAGGCGCGCAAGCGCGCCCTCGACCTGCTCTACGGGGCAGACATCCGCGAAGAATCGATCAACGCGGCCCTCGCCGTCGAACAGGCGCGCGCCGACGCCGACCCCAAGCGCGGGTCGTCGTGGCCGTACGCCCGGGAGATCGTCGTCGGGATCACCGAGCACGGCGACGAGATCGACGAGCTCATCGAGACCTACGCCCAGGGCTGGACCATCAACCGCATGCCCGCCGTCGACCGCGCCATCGTGCGCATCGGCATCTGGGAGATCCTGTTCAACGAGCAGATCCCCGACGGCGTCGCGATCTCCGAGGCCGTCGAGGCCGCCACGGTGCTCAGCACCGAGGACTCGTCGGGCTTCATCAACGGCCTGCTCGGCCGCATCGCCCAAACCCGCGCCTGA
- a CDS encoding shikimate kinase, with protein MPEGPARPVVVLIGAPGAGKTRLGKRIGRLLGVPFVDTDKRIVAAHGPIAAIFAEHGEARFRAIEREQVARALSERAVVALGGGAVLDAATQADLAGHRVVQLTVSREAVEKRIVGDKRPLVNGVEAWAALVEVRRPIYDLLADRTFDTSNLPLDSIAADVVSWIQENPHD; from the coding sequence GTGCCTGAGGGGCCGGCGCGCCCCGTCGTCGTGCTGATCGGCGCACCCGGCGCCGGTAAGACCCGCCTCGGCAAGCGCATCGGCCGCTTGCTCGGCGTGCCGTTCGTCGACACCGACAAGCGCATCGTCGCCGCGCACGGTCCGATCGCCGCGATCTTCGCCGAGCACGGCGAGGCGCGTTTCCGCGCCATCGAACGCGAGCAGGTCGCCCGGGCACTCTCCGAACGCGCCGTCGTGGCGCTCGGCGGAGGAGCGGTGCTGGATGCCGCGACACAGGCCGACCTCGCCGGCCACCGGGTCGTGCAGCTCACCGTGAGCCGCGAGGCCGTGGAGAAGCGCATCGTCGGTGACAAGCGCCCCCTCGTGAACGGCGTCGAGGCGTGGGCCGCGCTCGTCGAGGTCCGCCGTCCCATCTACGACCTACTCGCCGACCGCACCTTCGACACGTCGAACCTGCCGCTCGATTCCATCGCCGCTGACGTGGTCAGCTGGATCCAGGAGAACCCCCATGACTGA
- the efp gene encoding elongation factor P — translation MASTSDIKNGVVLNMDGQLWTVIDFQHVKPGKGGAFVRTKVKNVMSGKVVDRTFNAGAKIETETVDRADFQYLYADGENFVFMDLGNYDQITLTAPQVGDAVNFMLENQNVTIALHNESPLYVELPASVTLLITYTEPGLQGDRSTGGTKPATVETGYEIQVPLFLDIGTKVKVDTRDGSYLGRVTD, via the coding sequence ATGGCTTCTACCTCTGACATCAAGAACGGCGTCGTTCTCAACATGGATGGCCAGCTGTGGACCGTCATCGACTTCCAGCACGTCAAGCCGGGCAAGGGCGGCGCCTTCGTGCGCACCAAGGTCAAGAACGTCATGAGCGGCAAGGTCGTCGACCGCACGTTCAACGCCGGTGCGAAGATCGAGACCGAGACCGTCGACCGCGCCGACTTCCAGTACCTGTACGCCGACGGCGAGAACTTCGTGTTTATGGACCTCGGCAACTACGACCAGATCACCCTGACGGCGCCCCAGGTCGGCGACGCGGTGAACTTCATGCTCGAGAACCAGAACGTCACGATCGCGCTGCACAACGAGTCTCCGCTGTACGTCGAGCTCCCGGCATCCGTCACTCTTCTCATCACCTACACGGAGCCCGGCCTGCAGGGCGACCGCTCGACCGGCGGCACCAAGCCCGCCACCGTCGAGACCGGCTACGAGATCCAGGTTCCCCTGTTCCTCGACATCGGCACCAAGGTCAAGGTCGACACGCGCGACGGCAGCTACCTCGGCCGCGTCACCGACTAG
- a CDS encoding aromatic ring-opening dioxygenase LigA, translating into MTAPASTTVRTAPATAPRATALRLIGLVGIIGGAVMIIGGGVAWGAVSSQLAAESITVSDDADFMAGAPVVGPLSAYAQATVINHHALEASDGLTYAELEQDDPVRATVMNASFLRASLFTSVVSFGVAAFAMGVGVLVALFGWAITALVPKRGSARA; encoded by the coding sequence ATGACCGCACCAGCCAGCACCACCGTCCGCACCGCCCCCGCGACCGCCCCCCGAGCGACCGCCCTCCGTCTCATCGGACTCGTCGGCATCATCGGCGGTGCTGTCATGATCATCGGCGGTGGCGTCGCCTGGGGCGCGGTGAGCAGTCAGCTCGCCGCGGAGTCGATCACCGTCTCCGACGACGCCGATTTCATGGCCGGCGCCCCGGTCGTGGGTCCGCTCAGCGCCTACGCCCAGGCCACCGTCATCAACCACCACGCGCTCGAGGCGAGCGACGGTCTCACCTACGCCGAGCTCGAGCAGGACGACCCGGTGCGGGCGACGGTCATGAACGCCTCGTTCCTGCGCGCGTCGCTGTTCACCTCGGTGGTGTCGTTCGGCGTCGCCGCCTTCGCGATGGGCGTCGGCGTGCTGGTGGCGCTCTTCGGCTGGGCGATCACGGCGCTCGTGCCGAAGCGGGGAAGTGCTCGCGCGTAA